From the Ferrigenium kumadai genome, one window contains:
- a CDS encoding LexA family protein codes for MTEFNPKDSEYLSRLQDYYADWKSIPSYASLCEVFGIASKSWVKAILTRLGEAGFIERTPDGVWVPTPQFFARPLAESAVPAGMPVSVTATQGEHYVIDEMLIETPSKTTLIPVKGDSMIEAGIHDGDIAVVEKRLTANVGDIVVAIVDNEFTLKTLDKERGKFVLRPANQAYPVIHPQGSLEIFGVLVGLIRKYR; via the coding sequence ATGACCGAGTTCAACCCCAAAGACTCCGAGTACCTTTCCAGGCTGCAGGACTATTACGCCGACTGGAAGAGCATCCCTTCCTACGCTTCGTTGTGCGAAGTGTTCGGCATTGCGTCCAAGTCGTGGGTGAAGGCCATCCTTACCCGCTTGGGCGAGGCCGGTTTCATCGAGCGCACCCCGGATGGTGTATGGGTGCCGACGCCGCAGTTCTTCGCCCGTCCGCTGGCCGAATCCGCGGTGCCAGCCGGCATGCCGGTCTCGGTCACCGCCACGCAGGGCGAGCACTATGTCATCGACGAAATGCTTATCGAGACGCCATCCAAAACCACGCTTATCCCGGTCAAAGGCGATTCGATGATCGAGGCCGGCATTCATGACGGGGATATCGCCGTGGTGGAGAAGCGCCTGACCGCCAATGTCGGCGACATCGTCGTGGCCATCGTCGACAACGAATTCACCCTGAAGACGCTGGACAAGGAGCGCGGGAAATTCGTGCTGCGTCCGGCCAACCAGGCCTATCCCGTCATCCATCCGCAAGGCTCGCTGGAGATCTTCGGCGTGCTGGTCGGTCTGATCCGCAAATACCGGTAA
- a CDS encoding disulfide bond formation protein B, producing MTMYALCRNLSNRWLYLAGALFASGLMGFGLYLQYVKHQDPCPLCMVQRAVFIAILVVFVVAALHGPKRLGERIYAALIGLLSLSGIGVAARHIWIQHLPKDEVPACGPGLDYMLETMPMADVLKELMHGSGECAAKGWTLLGLGIPEWSLLCYLVLGAWAVLISLRRTANS from the coding sequence ATGACGATGTACGCACTCTGTCGCAATCTCTCCAACCGCTGGCTGTACCTGGCGGGCGCGCTGTTTGCCAGCGGCCTGATGGGGTTCGGCCTGTACCTGCAATACGTCAAGCACCAGGACCCGTGTCCGTTGTGCATGGTGCAGCGTGCGGTGTTCATCGCGATCCTGGTCGTGTTCGTCGTCGCCGCATTGCACGGGCCGAAGCGTCTCGGCGAGCGCATCTATGCCGCGTTGATCGGACTGCTGTCGCTGTCCGGCATCGGCGTTGCGGCGCGCCACATCTGGATCCAGCACCTGCCGAAGGATGAGGTGCCGGCATGCGGCCCCGGCCTCGACTACATGCTCGAAACCATGCCGATGGCCGACGTGCTGAAGGAGCTGATGCACGGTTCCGGCGAATGCGCGGCAAAAGGCTGGACCCTCCTCGGTCTCGGCATCCCCGAGTGGTCGCTGCTGTGCTACCTCGTGCTGGGGGCATGGGCAGTGCTGATTTCTTTAAGGCGCACCGCCAACTCATAA
- the hscA gene encoding Fe-S protein assembly chaperone HscA: MALLQISEPGLSTAPHQHRLAVGIDLGTTNSLVATVRNGISVVLNDENGRAMLPSVVRYAADGSVTVGETAQATQSDDPVNTIVSVKRFMGRGLKDVGEISRLPYRFVDADGMLQLRTVAGVKSPVEVSAEILKVLRVRAEAALGGELVGAVITVPAYFDDAQRQATKDAAKLAGLNVLRLLNEPTAAAIAYGLDNAAEGVYAVYDLGGGTFDISILRLSRGVFEVLAANGDSALGGDDFDQRIHCWLLEKNDLSALSPQDTRLLLTHARAAKEQLTDHAETRITAVLSNGEVIDNQLTREEFQAMSQNLVQRTLQPLRRALRDAKLSVADIKGVVMVGGATRMPQVQQAVGDFFGQVPLTNLDPDKVVALGAAIQANLLAGNRGGDEWLLLDVIPLSLGIETMGGLSEKIIPRNSTIPTARAQEFTTFRDGQTAMSIHVVQGERELVSDCRSLAKFELRGIPPMVAGAARIRVTLQVDADGLLNVSAREMSSGIEAAITVKPSYGLSDAEITRMLQESAQHAQNDMVARALREQQTEAKQLLEAVQHALDQDGTLLSEAELSAIRSKMDELAAFLQQDDHLVIKRGIEKLNQATTEFAQRRMDLSVRRALAGQKISELEG; encoded by the coding sequence ATGGCTTTACTGCAAATCTCCGAACCCGGCCTCAGCACAGCTCCGCATCAACACCGCCTGGCGGTCGGCATCGACCTCGGTACGACCAATTCACTGGTGGCGACGGTGCGCAACGGCATCAGCGTGGTGCTCAATGACGAAAACGGCCGCGCCATGCTGCCTTCGGTGGTGCGCTATGCGGCAGACGGCAGCGTGACCGTGGGCGAGACGGCCCAGGCCACGCAGAGCGACGATCCGGTCAACACCATCGTTTCGGTGAAACGTTTCATGGGGCGCGGCCTAAAGGATGTCGGCGAGATCAGCCGCTTGCCGTATCGCTTCGTCGACGCCGACGGCATGCTGCAATTGCGCACCGTGGCGGGCGTGAAGAGCCCGGTAGAGGTGTCGGCGGAAATCCTCAAGGTGCTGCGCGTCCGCGCCGAGGCCGCGCTGGGCGGCGAACTGGTCGGTGCGGTGATCACCGTGCCGGCCTATTTCGACGATGCGCAGCGGCAGGCGACCAAGGATGCGGCGAAACTCGCCGGGCTCAACGTGTTGCGCCTGCTAAACGAACCCACTGCCGCTGCCATCGCCTACGGCTTGGATAACGCCGCAGAAGGCGTGTATGCGGTATATGACCTTGGCGGCGGCACGTTCGACATCTCCATCCTGCGCCTGTCGCGCGGTGTGTTCGAGGTGCTTGCCGCCAACGGCGACTCGGCGCTGGGCGGCGACGATTTCGACCAGCGCATCCATTGCTGGTTGCTGGAGAAGAACGATCTTTCCGCGCTCAGCCCGCAGGACACTCGCCTGTTGCTGACCCACGCGCGTGCTGCGAAGGAACAACTGACCGACCATGCCGAGACGCGCATCACCGCCGTGTTGTCGAACGGCGAGGTGATCGACAACCAGCTGACCCGCGAAGAGTTCCAGGCGATGTCGCAGAACCTGGTGCAGCGCACCTTGCAGCCGTTGCGCCGGGCGTTGCGCGATGCGAAGCTGAGCGTGGCGGACATCAAGGGCGTGGTGATGGTCGGCGGCGCGACGCGCATGCCGCAAGTGCAGCAGGCGGTGGGCGATTTCTTCGGGCAAGTTCCGCTGACCAACCTCGACCCTGACAAGGTGGTGGCGCTGGGCGCGGCGATCCAGGCCAACCTGCTGGCGGGCAACCGCGGCGGCGATGAGTGGCTGCTGCTGGACGTGATCCCCTTGTCGCTCGGCATCGAGACCATGGGCGGCTTGTCCGAAAAGATCATCCCGCGCAACAGCACCATCCCTACCGCGCGAGCTCAGGAGTTCACCACTTTCAGGGACGGTCAGACCGCGATGAGCATCCATGTGGTGCAGGGCGAACGCGAACTGGTGAGCGATTGCCGCTCGCTGGCGAAGTTCGAGTTGCGCGGCATCCCGCCCATGGTGGCGGGCGCGGCTCGCATCCGCGTGACCTTGCAGGTGGATGCCGACGGCCTGTTGAACGTGTCGGCGCGTGAGATGAGCAGCGGCATCGAGGCGGCGATCACGGTCAAGCCTTCCTATGGGTTGTCGGACGCCGAAATCACTCGCATGCTGCAGGAATCCGCGCAGCACGCACAGAACGACATGGTGGCGCGCGCCCTGCGCGAGCAGCAGACCGAAGCGAAGCAGCTGCTCGAAGCCGTGCAACACGCGCTGGATCAGGACGGCACGCTGCTGAGCGAAGCGGAACTTTCCGCCATCCGGAGCAAGATGGACGAGCTGGCCGCCTTCCTGCAACAGGATGACCATCTCGTCATCAAGCGCGGCATCGAGAAACTGAACCAGGCCACCACCGAGTTCGCGCAACGCCGCATGGACCTGAGCGTAAGGCGCGCGCTGGCGGGGCAGAAGATTTCGGAACTGGAGGGTTGA
- the fdx gene encoding ISC system 2Fe-2S type ferredoxin: MPQIIVLPHVELCPNGAVIEAKSGDTICDTLLDNGIEIEHACEKSCACTTCHVILRKGFDSLNPAEELEEDMLDKAWGLEPTSRLSCQAVVDDEDLIVEIPKYTINMVKE; the protein is encoded by the coding sequence ATGCCGCAAATAATCGTCCTGCCTCACGTCGAACTTTGCCCGAACGGCGCGGTCATCGAAGCCAAGAGCGGCGACACGATCTGCGACACCCTGCTCGATAACGGCATCGAGATCGAACACGCCTGCGAGAAGTCCTGCGCATGCACCACCTGCCACGTCATCCTGCGCAAGGGCTTCGATAGCCTGAATCCGGCGGAGGAGCTGGAAGAGGATATGCTCGACAAGGCCTGGGGGCTGGAGCCGACTTCGCGCCTGTCCTGCCAGGCAGTGGTGGACGACGAGGATCTGATCGTGGAGATTCCCAAGTACACCATCAATATGGTCAAGGAGTAG
- the iscX gene encoding Fe-S cluster assembly protein IscX, with product MKWTDVRPIAIELAEAHPDVDPRTIRFTDLHNWVVDLEDFDDDHSRGGEKVLEAIQAAWIDEVE from the coding sequence ATGAAATGGACTGACGTTAGACCCATCGCCATCGAACTGGCGGAAGCCCATCCCGATGTCGATCCGCGCACCATACGCTTCACCGACCTCCACAACTGGGTGGTCGATCTGGAGGACTTCGACGACGACCACTCGCGCGGCGGCGAGAAGGTGCTCGAGGCCATCCAGGCGGCGTGGATCGACGAGGTGGAATGA
- a CDS encoding LexA family protein — protein MQSIIHQGRRAVPAALLSLTHPNRELLHRQRALLRRAVPAGFPTPADDHVERRTSLDEHLIQHRESTFFMRVAGDSMRGLGIFDGDLLVVDRAQPATDGCVVIAVVDGEFTVKQLFHTSDGQVLRAAHPDYEDIRIKSGQEFTIWGVVSWNVHKHTP, from the coding sequence ATGCAATCCATCATTCACCAGGGCCGCCGTGCCGTGCCTGCCGCGTTGTTGTCGCTGACCCATCCGAACAGGGAGTTGCTCCATCGCCAGCGCGCCCTGTTGCGCCGCGCCGTCCCGGCAGGTTTCCCAACCCCCGCCGACGACCATGTCGAGCGGCGCACCAGTCTGGACGAACACCTGATCCAGCATCGGGAATCCACCTTCTTCATGCGCGTGGCGGGCGACTCGATGCGCGGCCTCGGCATCTTCGACGGCGACCTGCTGGTGGTGGACCGCGCGCAGCCTGCCACGGACGGCTGCGTGGTGATCGCCGTGGTGGATGGCGAATTCACCGTGAAGCAGCTGTTCCATACCTCGGATGGGCAGGTGCTGCGAGCCGCGCATCCGGATTATGAGGATATCCGCATCAAGTCCGGACAGGAATTCACCATCTGGGGCGTGGTGAGCTGGAACGTCCATAAACATACTCCCTGA